A single region of the Lycium barbarum isolate Lr01 chromosome 2, ASM1917538v2, whole genome shotgun sequence genome encodes:
- the LOC132626604 gene encoding uncharacterized protein LOC132626604, with product MENETATAPQLAALADTDINWDRLDKARFHIIGAILFTVQSALIHPTAVVKTRMQVAGSGLSQMNGLSVFRHILKSDGTPGIYRGFGTSAVGSLPGRVLALTSLELSKDMMLKYTQGLNMPEATRVGVANGFAGMVSNLVSCVYFVPLDVVCQRLMVQGIPGSKPCTGPFDVIRKVLKAEGVRGMYRGFGLTAVTQSPAQALWLGAYGAAQHMIWRNLGYGDNVDKKPSHMEMVAVQATAGLQETLDLFAGACSSVITTPIDTIKTRLQVIDDYGVGRPSVLKTTKALLREDGWKGFYRGFGPRFLNMSFYGTTMIVTYEIIKRLSVKQA from the exons ATGGAAAATGAGACTGCCACTGCGCCTCAGCTGGCAGCTCTTGCTGACACTGATATCAATTGGGACAG GTTGGATAAGGCCAGGTTTCATATAATAGGAGCTATTCTTTTCACAGTTCAGTCGGCGTTAATACATCCAACTGCAGTAGTGAAGACAAGAATGCAAGTGGCTGGATCTGGACTTTCTCAAATGAACGGACTCTCTGTATTTAGGCATATACTTAAAAGTGATGGCACCCCAGGCATCTATAGAGGCTTTGGCACATCTGCCGTGGGTTCATTGCCAGGTAGAGTTCTGGCTTTGACTTCACTTGAACTATCAAAGGATATGATGCTAAAATACACACAAGGTCTTAATATGCCTGAAGCAACTCGTGTCGGTGTAGCAAATGGATTTGCTGGCATGGTCTCCAACTTAGTCTCATGCGTATACTTTGTGCCTCTGGATGTG GTTTGCCAGAGACTTATGGTTCAGGGAATTCCAGGGAGTAAGCCTTGTACTGGTCCATTCGATGTTATAAGGAAAGTACTAAAAGCTGAAGGAGTCCGTGGTATGTATAGAGGATTTGGATTAACAGCCGTGACTCAGTCTCCTGCGCAGGCACTTTGGTTGGGTGCCTATGGTGCTGCTCAGCACATGATTTGGAG GAATCTGGGTTATGGTGACAACGTGGACAAGAAACCGTCTCACATGGAGATGGTGGCGGTCCAGGCTACAGCTGGATTACAAGAAACC CTGGATTTGTTCGCTGGTGCCTGTTCATCAGTTATTACAACTCCCATAGATACTATTAAAACACGACTTCAG GTTATCGATGATTATGGGGTTGGGAGACCTTCTGTACTGAAGACCACGAAAGCACTTCTCAGAGAAGATGGGTGGAAAGGCTTCTATAGAGGCTTTGGACCTAGGTTCCTCAATATGTCTTTCTATGGAACCACAATGATCGTCACCTATGAGATAATCA AGAGACTATCCGTTAAACAAGCATGA